The genome window CTGGCCGGGCCGTGTGTCGTTGGAGGGCCTGCTGAAGCAGAACTGAGGCAAGATCAGGAGATAAGGGGTCAGCGATCCGAGTGGATTGCGCTCTTTGAGCAGGCCCTCGCTTCACCTGAAGACGGTCTGCATGAACAAGAGCGTACCGCGCTTGTAGACAATGGGTCAGCTGAAATGTTGGCGCGTCGATGACTCACCGCTTCAGACGCCGCGTCACCGCCCCCACCTCAGGGAGTTTCAGGGCCAGCGCGCCGCCCAGGTACAGGGCCAGCCCGGCGCCGCCTGCCACGGTCAGGCCGAAGAGGCCCTGCAAAATGAAGCCGGGGCTGGGCAGCACCCGCGCCAGGGCCCAGGCCAGCAGGCCCGCCAGCGCCGCCAGCGGCAGCACGCGTGCCAGGTGGCCCGCCACTTCCCGGCCCGGAAAGCCCACGTCACGGCGGTACAGATAGACCAGGGCGCCGGTCATCAGCAGGCCGCTGACCGTGGTGCTCAGGCCAAAGCCGCTCAGGCCCAGGCTGGGCACCAGCAGGCGGTAGAGCGCCACCTCCAGCACAAACCCGGCGGCACTGACCATCACCGCCTCGCGGGTGCGTTCGCGGGCGTAGAAGGTGCGCAGCAGGACCGTCACCAGCGCCCAGGGCACCAGCGCCAGGGCCCAGCCGGTCAGAATGCCGCTGCCCGCCGCGAACTTGTTCAGCGCTTCCTGCCCGGCCGGCGCCTCCAGGTTGATCAGGCTGACGGCATACGGCGCGAGCGCCACCAGCAGCGCGCTCATGGGCGCGGCCAGAAAGGTGGTGGTGCGGATGGTCTGGGCGGTCAGCCTCCGGAACTGATCCCAGTCCCGGTCGGCCGCTGCCTGTGAAAAGCGGGGAAACACCGCCAGCACGGGGGACACCACAAAGAGGCCGTTGACCATGGTGAACAGGGCCTCGGCATTGGCATACCCCGTGGCGGTGCCCTTGGGAAACTGCTGCACGTTGGTGAGCAGGCTGGTCACGTACACGTTCAGAATTTGCCGCGCCCCGGCCGTCAGGGTAAACGGCGCCATCTGGCGCAGCACCCGCCCCAGCGCCGGGTGACCCCCCAGCCGGGGCGTGGGCAGCAGGCCAAAGCGG of Deinococcus arcticus contains these proteins:
- the murJ gene encoding murein biosynthesis integral membrane protein MurJ, coding for MSLPPSGPPPAPPEINLSFEDAGPPASPPPAPPRRSLRANTIIVMLGTLGSRLSGIVRQQIINLFDERLTDAFTVAVKVPNLLRELLAEGALVNSFIPVYKSLDTQGRRELAQTFSGVMMAVNLLLMALGILAAPLVVDLLLSGTSNVDRELAVYMTRLIMPFLMLISLSSVVMGLLNADEHFRESSFAPIAFNLASIAALLVLPDTATWLGVGWLLGGVAQLVVQLPALHRFGLLPTPRLGGHPALGRVLRQMAPFTLTAGARQILNVYVTSLLTNVQQFPKGTATGYANAEALFTMVNGLFVVSPVLAVFPRFSQAAADRDWDQFRRLTAQTIRTTTFLAAPMSALLVALAPYAVSLINLEAPAGQEALNKFAAGSGILTGWALALVPWALVTVLLRTFYARERTREAVMVSAAGFVLEVALYRLLVPSLGLSGFGLSTTVSGLLMTGALVYLYRRDVGFPGREVAGHLARVLPLAALAGLLAWALARVLPSPGFILQGLFGLTVAGGAGLALYLGGALALKLPEVGAVTRRLKR